A section of the Deferrivibrio essentukiensis genome encodes:
- a CDS encoding acyl-CoA dehydrogenase yields the protein MNFELSQDHKVLRDTVKDFVNNEIRPIAMDIDKNHEIPSTLMKKIGEMGFLGTYIPEEYGGAGLDYFSYIIVVEEVSKACGSTGVMISAHTSLACDPIYQFGNEEQKKEFLPKLASGEKIGCILLTEPEAGSDVANISTTYKEDGDNYIINGSKIFITNGGFKGIGVVFATKDKSLQHKGISAFIVDLESEGVEILKNEEKLGIRGSYTTAFALDNVKVPKKNLLGKEGDGFKIAMETLNGGRIGIAAQALGIAEGAFDKALAYAQERKQFGKPLSAFQAIQFKIADMATKIEASKLITYKAAWLKDMKKTNAIESAMAKMYASETATFVTKEAIQIHGGYGYICEYEVERMFRDAKITEIYEGTNEVQRIVISKMLFK from the coding sequence ATGAATTTTGAATTATCTCAAGACCACAAAGTATTGAGAGACACTGTAAAAGATTTTGTCAATAATGAAATAAGGCCTATAGCTATGGATATTGACAAAAATCATGAAATACCTTCAACTCTGATGAAAAAAATCGGTGAAATGGGTTTTTTAGGTACATATATACCTGAAGAATACGGTGGTGCCGGACTTGATTACTTTTCTTATATTATAGTTGTGGAAGAAGTATCAAAAGCTTGCGGCTCAACAGGTGTAATGATTTCAGCTCACACCTCACTTGCATGTGACCCAATTTATCAGTTTGGAAACGAAGAGCAAAAGAAAGAATTTTTACCTAAGCTTGCAAGCGGCGAAAAAATCGGCTGTATTCTTCTTACTGAGCCCGAAGCAGGTAGTGATGTAGCTAATATCTCTACTACATACAAAGAGGACGGTGATAACTACATCATAAATGGCAGCAAAATTTTTATTACAAACGGTGGATTTAAAGGGATTGGGGTAGTTTTTGCGACAAAAGATAAGAGCTTGCAACACAAAGGTATTTCAGCTTTTATTGTTGATCTTGAGTCTGAAGGGGTTGAAATTCTTAAAAATGAAGAAAAATTAGGTATCAGAGGAAGTTATACAACTGCCTTTGCCCTTGATAACGTAAAAGTACCTAAGAAAAATCTACTTGGAAAAGAGGGTGACGGATTTAAAATTGCGATGGAAACTTTAAATGGTGGTCGTATCGGTATTGCTGCTCAGGCTCTTGGTATTGCTGAAGGTGCATTTGATAAAGCATTAGCTTATGCTCAGGAAAGAAAACAGTTTGGAAAACCGCTTTCAGCTTTTCAGGCAATCCAATTTAAAATAGCTGACATGGCTACAAAGATTGAAGCAAGCAAGCTTATTACTTACAAAGCAGCTTGGCTTAAAGATATGAAAAAAACTAACGCAATAGAATCTGCGATGGCAAAAATGTACGCATCAGAAACAGCTACATTTGTAACTAAAGAAGCAATTCAAATTCATGGTGGATACGGATATATCTGTGAATATGAAGTAGAAAGAATGTTTAGAGATGCCAAAATTACTGAGATTTATGAAGGAACAAACGAAGTTCAAAGAATAGTTATTTCAAAAATGCTATTTAAATAG
- a CDS encoding enoyl-CoA hydratase/isomerase family protein: MHYDFLKLETDKNILTLTISRPNALNALNGKVLDELECALYEASINKEIKVIIVTGDGEKAFVAGADIKEMLNLSVQEAVNFSRKGHDILKLIRKMSQPVIAAVNGYALGGGFEMALACDIIYASQNAKFGFPEVTLGIIPGFGGTQNLSRITGEKIASELIFTGNMITAEKAKQLNIINEVFSSKDELLENAIKTAEKIASNSSIAISSAKDAILNGINMPLEDSYRYESTLFGNLFATEDQKEGMTAFTEKRKANFKGL; encoded by the coding sequence ATGCATTACGACTTTCTTAAACTTGAAACAGATAAAAATATTTTGACTTTGACAATTTCAAGGCCTAATGCCCTTAATGCACTTAATGGCAAAGTCCTTGATGAACTTGAATGTGCACTATACGAAGCAAGCATAAACAAAGAAATCAAAGTGATAATTGTCACAGGTGATGGCGAGAAGGCCTTTGTGGCTGGTGCAGATATAAAAGAGATGTTAAATCTATCGGTTCAAGAAGCTGTCAATTTTTCTCGCAAAGGGCACGACATATTAAAATTAATAAGGAAAATGTCACAACCTGTAATCGCAGCTGTTAACGGATACGCACTTGGAGGAGGCTTTGAAATGGCACTTGCATGTGATATTATTTACGCAAGCCAAAATGCAAAATTTGGTTTTCCTGAAGTAACTCTTGGAATTATCCCTGGTTTCGGAGGCACACAAAACCTTTCAAGAATCACTGGAGAAAAAATTGCTAGCGAACTTATTTTTACGGGTAATATGATTACAGCCGAAAAAGCCAAACAGCTTAATATAATTAATGAGGTATTCAGTTCAAAAGATGAGCTTTTGGAAAATGCCATTAAGACTGCTGAAAAAATCGCTTCCAACTCATCCATAGCAATATCATCGGCCAAAGATGCAATATTAAATGGGATAAATATGCCTCTTGAAGATTCATATCGATATGAAAGCACATTATTCGGAAATCTATTTGCCACAGAAGATCAAAAAGAAGGGATGACAGCCTTTACGGAAAAAAGAAAAGCAAACTTTAAAGGATTATAG
- a CDS encoding MerR family transcriptional regulator: MKIEGNDYFQIGEVATMLGVTTRTIRYYEEIGLMTHPKRLDGGIRVYDKDDIKRLKFILKLKELGISLKEMQELADIYKVHQTPDNIMPKLVEILDAHISKIDAKIAKLASLRNDILEYKAKVIEVTKLKFGG; this comes from the coding sequence ATGAAAATCGAAGGGAATGACTATTTTCAGATTGGTGAAGTAGCTACCATGCTTGGGGTGACAACCAGGACTATAAGGTATTATGAAGAGATTGGTCTTATGACCCACCCTAAGAGACTTGATGGCGGAATAAGAGTGTATGATAAGGATGATATTAAAAGATTGAAATTTATTCTTAAGTTAAAAGAGTTGGGAATTAGTTTAAAGGAGATGCAGGAATTGGCAGATATTTATAAGGTGCATCAGACACCTGATAATATTATGCCAAAACTCGTAGAGATTTTGGATGCTCATATTTCTAAGATTGATGCCAAAATAGCCAAGCTAGCGTCATTAAGAAATGATATACTTGAGTATAAAGCAAAAGTAATAGAGGTAACAAAATTAAAATTTGGGGGCTAG
- a CDS encoding chalcone isomerase family protein encodes MKRLLVFLFVLAILPISGFSLTVEGVNIPDSYSFNGKDLVLNGTGLRKKFFVKVYVGALYLENKTKDVGSVMSMDSKVIKMHFLYKKVGAEKMREAFVEGFEDNGIKDIDRFRAFIELFNFDVVSSDELDLVIIGDALTVLYNGKNIGVFNDKMLAEAVLKVYFGDKPADNGLKEGMLGN; translated from the coding sequence ATGAAAAGATTATTAGTATTTCTGTTTGTGTTGGCTATTTTGCCAATATCAGGTTTTTCTTTAACTGTTGAGGGTGTCAATATCCCTGATAGTTATAGTTTTAACGGAAAAGACCTGGTGTTAAATGGTACAGGTTTGAGGAAAAAGTTTTTTGTTAAGGTTTATGTTGGGGCTCTATATCTTGAAAATAAGACAAAAGATGTTGGGTCTGTCATGAGTATGGATTCCAAGGTTATTAAGATGCACTTTTTGTATAAAAAAGTGGGTGCCGAAAAGATGAGAGAGGCTTTTGTTGAAGGTTTTGAAGATAATGGGATAAAAGATATTGACAGGTTTAGAGCTTTTATTGAGCTTTTTAATTTTGATGTGGTTAGCAGTGACGAGCTTGATTTGGTAATTATAGGTGATGCTTTAACGGTGCTATATAACGGTAAAAATATAGGCGTTTTTAATGATAAGATGCTGGCAGAAGCCGTTTTGAAAGTGTACTTTGGAGACAAACCTGCGGATAATGGTTTGAAAGAAGGGATGCTGGGAAATTAA